Proteins encoded together in one Streptomyces sp. NBC_01216 window:
- a CDS encoding ATP-binding protein has translation MDASRASWVNTTHDWSGFVDADHLSHIRHKPDEFAPGGPWHLALEVLAYAADEAASRGEGRCVVVLHPDGSLSVRDDGRGTDTRVDEHGQSVKKPVMATKDLRFFDFPQAEVLPDGHPRRGMSVVAALSAWLVHTNRRLNGAWTQRYEHGVPVSDLEPIEVDGTTGTLVHFKPDESLGSVPLLGDGDLSRLATAWPHLEVQVNDQRLRRHGPRSAD, from the coding sequence GTGGACGCATCGAGGGCTTCTTGGGTCAACACGACACACGATTGGTCCGGCTTCGTCGATGCAGATCACCTGTCACATATCCGTCATAAGCCCGATGAGTTCGCTCCGGGAGGGCCTTGGCACCTCGCCCTTGAGGTGCTTGCCTATGCCGCCGACGAAGCGGCAAGCAGGGGTGAGGGGCGATGCGTCGTTGTTCTCCATCCCGACGGTTCTCTGTCTGTGCGGGACGACGGACGGGGCACTGACACCCGCGTGGACGAGCACGGCCAGAGCGTGAAGAAGCCAGTCATGGCTACGAAGGATCTCCGGTTCTTCGACTTCCCGCAGGCCGAGGTACTGCCTGACGGCCATCCGCGGCGCGGCATGTCCGTGGTCGCGGCACTCAGCGCGTGGCTCGTCCATACCAACCGCCGCCTCAATGGGGCCTGGACCCAGCGCTACGAACACGGCGTTCCCGTCAGTGACCTTGAACCCATCGAGGTCGATGGCACGACCGGGACGCTGGTCCATTTCAAGCCGGACGAGTCGCTGGGTTCGGTGCCCCTGCTGGGGGATGGTGATCTTTCGCGTCTGGCCACAGCCTGGCCTCATCTAGAGGTTCAGGTCAATGACCAGCGGCTGCGGCGTCACGGGCCGAGGTCCGCCGACTAG
- a CDS encoding IS256 family transposase: protein MALSQHDLLRLLESLRSGDGLELVRGVAERMLQELIEAEATARIGAEWNEHTETRTALRNGHRDKTLTTQAGDLDLAIPKLRSGSFFPALLERRRRIDQALYAVIMEAYVHGVSTRSVDDLVKALGADTGVSKSEVSRICQDLDGQLTAFRSRPLDHVRFPYVYLDATYCKARVEHQIVSRAVVIATGITEEGGREVLGVMVGDSETEVFWTEFLRHLRERGLSGVRLVIGDHHLGLVKAIRKVMLGAAYQRCRVHFLRNVFSVINKEAGEMAAATIRTIFAQPTADAVRAQLDTVADMLGKQFPKVKKMLLEAKDDLTAFAAFPERHWKKIQSTNPLERINREVKRRTDVVQVFPNDDALLRLVTAVLFELHDKWIAFPRRYLPQGSMDQLYPAKLPKNAPALPNTTNTTAE, encoded by the coding sequence GTGGCCCTGTCACAGCATGACCTACTCCGGTTGCTGGAGTCACTACGTTCGGGGGACGGGCTAGAACTCGTTCGGGGTGTGGCCGAGCGGATGCTCCAGGAGCTGATCGAGGCCGAGGCCACCGCGAGGATCGGCGCGGAATGGAACGAGCACACCGAGACGCGCACCGCGCTCCGCAACGGCCACCGCGACAAGACGCTGACCACCCAGGCCGGCGACCTGGACCTCGCGATCCCCAAACTGCGGTCGGGGAGCTTCTTCCCCGCGCTTCTGGAACGGCGCCGTCGCATCGACCAGGCGTTATACGCGGTGATTATGGAGGCTTACGTCCACGGCGTGTCGACCCGGTCGGTCGACGACCTGGTCAAGGCCCTCGGCGCGGACACCGGGGTCTCCAAGAGCGAGGTTTCGCGGATCTGCCAGGACCTGGACGGTCAGCTGACCGCGTTCCGCAGCCGGCCCCTGGACCATGTCCGGTTCCCCTACGTCTATCTGGATGCGACCTACTGCAAGGCGAGGGTCGAGCACCAGATCGTCTCCCGGGCCGTGGTCATCGCCACCGGCATCACCGAGGAGGGCGGCCGGGAAGTGCTGGGAGTGATGGTCGGCGACAGCGAGACCGAGGTGTTCTGGACCGAGTTCCTGCGTCACCTGCGCGAACGCGGACTGAGCGGGGTCCGCCTCGTCATCGGCGACCACCACCTGGGACTGGTCAAGGCCATCCGCAAGGTCATGCTCGGAGCCGCCTACCAGCGCTGCAGGGTTCACTTCCTGCGCAACGTGTTCAGCGTGATCAACAAGGAAGCGGGCGAGATGGCCGCCGCGACGATCCGCACGATCTTCGCCCAGCCCACCGCCGACGCGGTCCGGGCCCAGCTCGACACCGTCGCCGACATGCTCGGCAAACAGTTCCCAAAGGTCAAGAAGATGCTCCTGGAGGCCAAGGACGACCTGACCGCCTTCGCCGCCTTCCCCGAGCGACATTGGAAGAAGATCCAGTCCACGAACCCGCTGGAACGGATCAACCGCGAGGTCAAGCGCCGCACCGACGTCGTCCAGGTCTTCCCCAACGACGACGCGCTCCTGCGACTGGTCACCGCCGTGCTCTTCGAACTGCACGACAAGTGGATCGCCTTCCCCCGCCGTTACCTACCCCAGGGAAGCATGGACCAGCTCTACCCCGCCAAGCTCCCCAAAAACGCCCCCGCGCTACCCAACACCACCAACACGACCGCCGAATGA